In the Larus michahellis chromosome 6, bLarMic1.1, whole genome shotgun sequence genome, one interval contains:
- the HIF1AN gene encoding hypoxia-inducible factor 1-alpha inhibitor, with the protein MAAASSSAAAAGCREGPAVAAGAGPGWSDSQFRRYSFETRPIPRLSHSDPRAEELIENEEPVVLTDTNLVYPALKWDLDYLQENIGNGDFSVYSASTHKFLYYDEKKMANFKNFKPKSSREEMKFAEFVDRLKEIQQKGSAERLYLQQTLNDTVGRKIVVDFLGFNWNWINKQQGKRGWGQLTSNLLLIGMEGNVTPAHYDEQQNFFAQIKGYKRCILFPPDQFECLYPYPVHHPCDRQSQVDFDNPDYEKFPNFRSVVGYETVVGPGDVLYIPMYWWHHIESLLNGGITITVNFWYKGAPTPKRIEYPLKAHQKVAIMRNIEKMLGEALGNPQEVGPLLNMMIKGRYD; encoded by the exons atggcggcggcctcctcctcggcggcggccgcgggctgCCGGGAGGGCCCGGCGGTAGCGGCAGGGGCAGGGCCCGGCTGGAGCGACTCCCAGTTCCGTCGTTACTCTTTCGAGACGCGGCCCATCCCGCGGCTCAGCCACAGCGACCCCCGCGCCGAAGAGCTCATCGAGAACGAG GAGCCGGTGGTGCTGACAGATACGAATCTGGTTTATCCTGCTCTGAAATGGGACCTGGACTACCTCCAGGAAAACATCGGCAATGGGGACTTCTCAGTGTATAGTGCCAGCACACACAAGTTTTTGTACTATGATGAGAAGAAGATGGCCAATTTTAAGAATTTCAAACCCAAGTCGAGCAGGGAAGAGATGAAGTTTGCTGAGTTTGTGGACAGACTcaaagaaatacaacaaaaaggGAGTGCTGAGAG GCTATATCTGCAGCAAACCCTGAATGACACAGTTGGAAGGAAGATTGTGGTGGATTTCCTTGGCTTCAACTGGAACTGGATTAACAAGCAGCAAGGGAAACGTGGCTGGGGTCAACTGACTTCTAACTTGCTTCTTATTGGCATGGAAG gGAATGTGACACCAGCTCATTATGATGAGCAGCAGAACTTCTTTGCTCAGATTAAGGGTTACAAGAGGTGTATCCTGTTCCCTCCTGATCAGTTTGAATGCCTCTACCCTTATCCTGTGCACCATCCATGTGACAGACAGAGCCAG GTGGACTTTGACAATCCTGACTACGAGAAGTTTCCAAACTTCCGGAGTGTGGTTGGCTACGAGACGGTGGTGGGTCCAGGGGATGTGCTATACATACCTATGTACTG GTGGCACCACATTGAGTCTCTCCTGAATGGGGGGATTACCATCACTGTGAACTTCTGGTACAAG GGTGCCCCAACCCCAAAGAGAATTGAATATCCATTAAAGGCTCATCAGAAAGTCGCAATAATGAGGAACATTGAGAAGATGTTGGGAGAAGCCTTAGGAAATCCACAAGAG GTGGGTCCCTTGTTGAATATGATGATTAAGGGACGGTATGACTAA
- the NDUFB8 gene encoding NADH dehydrogenase [ubiquinone] 1 beta subcomplex subunit 8, mitochondrial: MAAAGLRGVLWQRAAARLWAARAAAAVPPGARAASEMSKDLMPGPYPRTPEERAAAAKKYNMRVEDYQPYPDDGFGYGDYPMLPNKSLHERDPWYQWDQPDMRHNWGQPMHWDFDMYIRNRVDTSPTPVPWHTMRKHFLIFLSTMLIMFVVGEIYPSYRPVGPKQYPFNDLYLEKGGDPNKEPPVVTHYEI; this comes from the exons ATGGCGGCGGCCGGGCTCCGCGGTGTCCTCTGGCAGCGGGCGGCTGCCCGGCTGTGGGCGGCGCGGGCCGCCGCGGCGGTGCCCCCGGGAGCGCGGGCGG CCTCGGAGATGTCAAAGGACCTGATGCCCGGGCCGTACCCCCGGACGCCGGAGGAGCGGGCAGCCGCCGCAAAGAAGTACAACATGCGGGTGGAAGACTACCAGCCCTACCCCGACGACGGCTTCGG GTATGGTGACTATCCCATGCTCCCTAATAAGTCTCTTCATGAGAGAGATCCCTGGTACCAGTGGGACCAGCCAGACATGAGGCATAACTGGGGACAGCCG aTGCACTGGGACTTTGACATGTATATTCGGAACCGTGTTGATACATCCCCCACTCCAGTTCCCTGGCACACCATGCGCAAACACTTCCTTATCTTTTTGAGTACCATGCTGATCATGTTTGTTGTTGGAGAGATCTATCCATCTTACAGGCCTGTG GGACCGAAGCAATATCCCTTCAATGACCTGTATCTGGAGAAAGGAGGAGACCCCAATAAAGAGCCACCAGTGGTGACGCACTATGAAATCTGA